One part of the Microbulbifer sp. THAF38 genome encodes these proteins:
- a CDS encoding phage tail assembly protein, with protein MSDNIIKLEFPVEYQGITYTELQMRRPKVRDLLAIERKQKEAERKRQPVGDGELATETYANLCEVSPAVIEDMDAADFKKLDETYEGFLS; from the coding sequence ATGTCTGATAACATTATTAAGCTAGAGTTTCCTGTTGAATATCAGGGCATTACATACACTGAACTTCAAATGAGACGCCCTAAAGTGCGTGATCTACTGGCTATTGAGCGTAAACAAAAAGAAGCGGAACGCAAACGTCAACCAGTTGGCGATGGTGAATTAGCGACCGAAACTTACGCTAACCTTTGTGAGGTCTCGCCAGCAGTTATTGAAGATATGGATGCTGCAGATTTTAAAAAGCTAGATGAGACCTACGAAGGTTTTTTATCCTAA
- a CDS encoding phage major tail tube protein, giving the protein MQGYIFKDMELFADGKGYAGLVEEFEAPSLKVVTEDYNGGGLGAAIGIDMGRVEKLEASWTLAGYHAETLAQWGQGGQAGTPLTLRAAAQSEADGSVVPVIIKMRGLVRTYEAGTHKPGEMNKQKYSAELRYYSVSIDGHQVIEIDVLNGKRVVDGVDQTAELRAAIGR; this is encoded by the coding sequence ATGCAAGGTTATATTTTTAAAGATATGGAACTCTTTGCCGATGGCAAAGGTTATGCTGGGCTGGTAGAGGAGTTTGAAGCCCCAAGTCTTAAAGTTGTTACTGAAGATTACAACGGTGGTGGTTTAGGTGCAGCTATTGGTATTGATATGGGTAGAGTTGAAAAGCTGGAAGCCAGCTGGACTCTCGCAGGTTATCACGCGGAAACGCTTGCCCAATGGGGGCAAGGAGGCCAGGCTGGTACGCCCTTAACCCTTCGTGCGGCAGCTCAAAGTGAAGCAGATGGCTCGGTGGTACCGGTAATTATCAAGATGCGTGGGTTGGTTCGTACTTATGAAGCGGGTACACACAAGCCAGGTGAGATGAATAAGCAAAAATACAGTGCGGAGTTACGTTATTATTCTGTGAGTATTGATGGTCATCAAGTTATTGAGATTGATGTATTGAATGGTAAGCGCGTTGTAGATGGTGTAGACCAAACTGCTGAACTCCGTGCTGCTATTGGCCGATAA
- a CDS encoding phage tail sheath subtilisin-like domain-containing protein produces MSTNILHGVGVTHSDAGARDINLVKLGCIGIVGTAPNAASATSASLTIGTTDANTELVFKATTPGIAGNAVSIEFFNPNSADSVLSISVKGKAVRVSLATDANSKLISTADNVRTALEKNAEATALFSVANGASDGSGVLSPQPAVTMSGGADEPFPLNKPVLVAGSELQASALDTLGTSKGSLPDALDAILDQAGALVVVVRVAEGPDSSSTRTNIIGGESTGQYTGLHALRGAESAVGERPRILIAPGFSSDPAVATEMNVVANRVKGVAYIDAPDSDDAAAKAFRTNFGSKRLQVFDPSVLKFDKASGANKRVPLSAVAAGIRAKRDSEEGFWASISNQEIAGIVGSSRPVDFIQGDPNSRANLLNQHEITTVIRQGGFRLWGNRTCSADPKWAFETHVRIADAIDDSIQEGVSWAVDRNLNRTFFEDVAESVNNFLRRLTLLGAIHGGKCSPDPELNNASELAAGRVYFNVEYTPVGIAESIRFQVASTNRYLTDLVA; encoded by the coding sequence ATGAGCACCAATATTTTACACGGCGTAGGGGTAACCCATAGTGACGCCGGAGCACGCGATATTAATCTAGTCAAACTCGGCTGTATCGGCATTGTGGGTACAGCCCCAAATGCTGCATCAGCGACCAGTGCCTCTCTGACTATTGGTACGACCGATGCTAATACAGAGCTGGTATTTAAAGCTACAACTCCAGGAATTGCTGGTAACGCTGTCAGCATCGAATTTTTTAATCCAAATTCCGCTGATTCTGTTTTGTCTATTAGTGTTAAGGGGAAAGCGGTACGGGTATCACTAGCGACAGATGCGAATAGTAAACTTATTAGCACAGCAGATAATGTACGTACAGCATTAGAAAAAAATGCAGAAGCCACTGCGCTATTTAGTGTAGCGAATGGTGCAAGTGATGGTAGCGGTGTTCTTTCTCCGCAGCCTGCCGTCACTATGTCTGGCGGGGCAGATGAGCCTTTTCCCCTTAATAAGCCTGTATTAGTTGCTGGTTCTGAATTACAAGCCTCAGCACTTGATACTCTGGGTACTAGTAAGGGAAGTTTGCCTGACGCCCTAGATGCTATTCTAGATCAGGCTGGAGCTCTGGTTGTGGTTGTAAGAGTTGCTGAAGGACCTGACTCCTCTTCCACTCGTACTAATATCATCGGTGGTGAAAGTACTGGCCAGTATACCGGTTTACATGCTTTGCGTGGTGCAGAGAGCGCGGTGGGAGAGCGTCCTAGAATTCTGATTGCCCCAGGTTTTTCATCAGATCCTGCAGTTGCCACTGAAATGAATGTAGTGGCAAATCGGGTTAAAGGGGTAGCTTATATTGATGCTCCAGATAGTGATGATGCGGCAGCTAAAGCATTCCGGACAAATTTTGGTAGCAAGCGCTTGCAGGTATTTGATCCATCTGTGCTCAAGTTTGATAAAGCGAGTGGTGCTAATAAGCGAGTGCCACTTTCAGCAGTCGCTGCGGGTATCCGTGCGAAACGTGATAGCGAAGAAGGTTTCTGGGCATCCATCTCTAACCAGGAGATTGCTGGAATTGTGGGTAGTAGCCGTCCAGTAGATTTTATTCAGGGTGACCCTAATAGCCGTGCAAACCTGTTGAACCAACACGAAATCACAACTGTCATTCGTCAGGGCGGATTTCGTCTATGGGGTAATCGCACTTGTTCTGCAGATCCTAAATGGGCCTTTGAAACTCATGTGCGTATTGCAGATGCGATTGATGATAGTATTCAAGAAGGTGTTTCTTGGGCTGTAGATCGTAATCTGAATCGAACTTTCTTTGAAGATGTGGCTGAGAGTGTTAATAATTTTCTGCGTCGCTTGACCTTACTGGGTGCTATTCATGGAGGTAAGTGTAGTCCAGATCCAGAACTTAATAATGCAAGTGAACTGGCCGCTGGACGTGTCTACTTCAATGTAGAATACACTCCAGTTGGTATTGCAGAGAGTATCCGCTTCCAGGTTGCTAGTACTAATCGCTACCTTACCGATCTGGTAGCTTAA